One window from the genome of Leptospira broomii serovar Hurstbridge str. 5399 encodes:
- a CDS encoding cyclic nucleotide-binding domain-containing protein, which yields MNPLQLPIWKKLFKKKGTSNPEIIRFLRETSVFGKLKRRTLNEIARLVHVRKYVEGEEIFRQGEAGAGFYMIFDGKVTIRSIRDGIELDLAHLDQHSFFGELSLFSEERRTATAIASEPSTLLGFFQPDLKEIIETKPKIGIEILLSLTGVIVERLQKTNQLLEKAYYKGKQKNV from the coding sequence TTGAACCCTCTGCAACTTCCTATTTGGAAGAAGTTATTCAAGAAGAAGGGTACTTCTAACCCGGAAATTATCCGTTTTCTACGGGAAACATCCGTCTTTGGAAAATTAAAACGACGGACGTTAAACGAAATCGCACGTTTAGTCCACGTTCGCAAGTATGTGGAAGGAGAAGAAATCTTCCGCCAGGGAGAAGCCGGCGCGGGCTTTTACATGATCTTTGACGGTAAGGTGACGATTCGTTCGATTCGAGACGGAATCGAATTGGACCTGGCTCACTTGGACCAACATTCCTTTTTTGGCGAACTTTCCCTTTTTTCGGAGGAACGGAGAACTGCGACTGCCATCGCGTCGGAGCCTTCCACTCTACTAGGTTTCTTTCAACCCGACTTAAAGGAAATCATCGAAACCAAACCTAAAATCGGTATCGAGATTCTACTAAGTCTAACAGGGGTAATCGTAGAACGTCTTCAAAAAACAAACCAGCTTCTTGAAAAAGCTTATTACAAAGGCAAGCAAAAGAATGTCTGA
- a CDS encoding AI-2E family transporter, with protein sequence MSESRPLSTYVIRIIFFLLVGAAIAFFVLGLKLLIIPIALSLILFYIFNGSINYFESLGVPRILSVAGLMILVCIPIYWIATEVASPIVSTLEPLMKNWRQDMEDAKFKYLVVGFKIQFNDFPAGWEETIRPEELVQKIADMVQGEVVGLVSIIPTLIGYLVVTPLFAFLFLLNGNGVYKNIVSLVPNRYFEMTIMIAANINEQITNYLRSLVIQSAIITIVAMIGFSVIGLRYFYIFALFVGIANSIPYLGPIIGAVPPLFMTLTQGSTIFYAKGITDGMGMYELMGAILIVIVIAQAVDNFFVQPVIISDAVSLHPIVVVGAVTVGGTLLGIAGMLVAVPLAAILKVTIATLYRSMKDHNLL encoded by the coding sequence ATGTCTGAATCCAGGCCGTTATCTACCTATGTAATTCGTATCATTTTCTTCCTACTTGTAGGAGCGGCGATCGCATTCTTTGTACTCGGGTTGAAACTATTGATTATCCCGATCGCTTTATCCCTGATTTTATTCTATATTTTTAACGGAAGTATTAACTATTTCGAAAGTCTTGGAGTCCCTCGTATCCTATCCGTTGCCGGATTGATGATTTTAGTCTGTATTCCGATTTATTGGATCGCGACGGAAGTAGCATCGCCTATCGTTTCCACTTTGGAACCTTTAATGAAGAATTGGAGACAGGATATGGAGGACGCTAAATTCAAGTATTTGGTCGTAGGATTTAAAATCCAATTCAATGATTTTCCGGCAGGGTGGGAGGAGACGATCCGTCCGGAAGAACTTGTTCAGAAAATCGCGGATATGGTGCAAGGGGAAGTGGTAGGACTGGTTTCAATCATTCCTACTTTGATCGGTTACTTGGTAGTTACTCCTTTGTTTGCATTCCTCTTTCTATTGAACGGAAACGGAGTCTATAAGAATATCGTTAGTTTGGTCCCGAATCGCTACTTTGAAATGACCATCATGATCGCCGCTAATATCAACGAGCAAATTACGAATTACTTACGCAGCTTGGTGATCCAAAGCGCAATCATTACAATCGTTGCGATGATAGGCTTTTCGGTTATCGGACTTAGATATTTTTACATATTTGCGCTCTTTGTAGGAATCGCAAATTCGATACCGTACTTAGGACCTATAATCGGTGCGGTTCCTCCTTTGTTTATGACCTTAACGCAAGGATCGACGATCTTTTATGCCAAAGGGATCACCGACGGTATGGGGATGTACGAACTGATGGGCGCTATTCTTATCGTTATAGTTATCGCGCAAGCAGTGGATAATTTTTTCGTCCAACCGGTGATTATTTCGGATGCGGTGTCTTTGCATCCGATCGTCGTCGTCGGTGCCGTTACCGTAGGGGGAACTTTATTGGGGATCGCCGGAATGCTAGTCGCAGTCCCGCTTGCCGCAATCCTGAAAGTTACGATCGCTACATTATATCGGTCCATGAAAGATCATAACCTGCTCTAG
- a CDS encoding sodium:solute symporter family transporter, whose protein sequence is MESSLGQPNIVSVLFFVIFVLLTLAITYWAAKKTKTSSEFYAAGRNITGFQNGLALSGDYMSAASFLGISGMVALKGYDGIIYAVGWLVGWPALMFLIAEPLRNLGKYTFADVLAFRLRQKPIRIAASIGGILVTLTYSIAQIVGSGKLINLMFGISYESAVVLVGGVMLLYVLFGGMIATTWVQIVKAGLLLFGVTLLAILAMAKFDFDLSNLYGEVERLHGRSALEPGGLVSNPLDAISLGLALMFGLLGLPHILMRFYTVPHAKEARKSVAYATTFIGYFYIIIPIVGFAAAVLIGRDQIASIDKGGNMAAALLAELLGGTPFLGFIAAVAFATILAVVAGLTLAAASTISHDLHFNVFKDGKASEQEQVSVARRATVAFGILGILFGILFKDQNVAFMVGLAFAIAASGNFPALFLSILWRNFSTAGGVASILVGSISATGLIILSPTVWVDIFGFSTAYFPYKNPAIFSMTLSFLAAIVFSKLFPEERAQKLYESEKVRVYLGVGAE, encoded by the coding sequence ATGGAATCGTCTTTAGGGCAACCCAATATCGTCTCCGTTTTATTTTTCGTAATATTCGTTCTCTTAACGCTGGCGATTACTTACTGGGCGGCTAAGAAAACGAAAACGTCCAGCGAATTCTATGCAGCAGGAAGGAACATCACGGGATTTCAAAACGGTTTGGCTTTATCCGGCGATTATATGTCCGCCGCCTCTTTTTTAGGAATTTCCGGTATGGTCGCTCTAAAAGGATACGACGGAATCATCTACGCGGTCGGTTGGTTGGTAGGATGGCCTGCTTTAATGTTTTTAATCGCCGAACCGCTTCGTAATCTGGGTAAATATACCTTCGCAGACGTTCTTGCATTTAGGTTGCGACAAAAGCCGATACGAATCGCAGCATCGATAGGAGGTATATTAGTGACGCTTACTTACTCGATCGCACAGATCGTCGGTTCGGGGAAGCTGATCAATCTAATGTTCGGAATTTCCTACGAGTCCGCAGTCGTTTTAGTCGGAGGAGTGATGCTTTTATACGTTCTATTCGGAGGAATGATTGCGACTACCTGGGTTCAAATCGTAAAAGCAGGCCTACTTTTGTTCGGAGTTACGCTTTTGGCGATTCTCGCAATGGCCAAATTCGATTTCGATCTTTCGAATTTATACGGGGAGGTTGAGCGGTTGCACGGGAGGTCCGCTTTAGAACCGGGAGGATTAGTCTCCAATCCTTTAGACGCAATTTCGCTAGGGTTGGCTCTTATGTTTGGACTATTAGGACTTCCTCATATTCTAATGCGCTTCTATACTGTCCCTCACGCGAAAGAGGCTAGAAAATCCGTGGCTTATGCGACTACCTTTATAGGTTACTTTTATATTATTATTCCGATCGTGGGATTTGCCGCGGCGGTTTTGATCGGAAGAGATCAAATAGCCTCCATTGATAAGGGCGGCAATATGGCGGCTGCACTTCTTGCCGAATTATTAGGCGGGACTCCGTTCTTAGGTTTTATTGCGGCGGTGGCGTTTGCGACAATTTTAGCCGTAGTGGCCGGCTTGACACTGGCAGCCGCTTCTACGATTTCTCACGATCTTCATTTTAACGTTTTCAAGGACGGAAAGGCAAGCGAACAGGAGCAGGTTAGCGTTGCGAGACGAGCGACAGTGGCCTTCGGTATATTAGGAATCCTTTTCGGGATTTTATTCAAGGATCAGAATGTGGCTTTTATGGTCGGTCTTGCATTTGCAATCGCTGCAAGCGGTAATTTTCCGGCGCTTTTCCTATCCATCCTATGGCGGAATTTTAGTACAGCGGGAGGCGTCGCCTCCATACTAGTCGGTTCCATTTCAGCTACAGGCTTGATCATTCTTAGCCCCACTGTTTGGGTAGACATCTTCGGTTTTTCAACCGCATATTTTCCGTATAAGAATCCGGCGATCTTTTCCATGACTCTTTCGTTTTTAGCCGCGATCGTTTTTTCGAAACTTTTCCCGGAAGAACGAGCTCAAAAATTATACGAATCCGAAAAAGTAAGGGTTTATCTAGGAGTCGGCGCTGAATAG
- a CDS encoding DUF485 domain-containing protein produces MKVKPHQLIESPEFKKLVRTRWTVGFILLSVLFINYYGFILTIAFKKEWLTERLGQFANYGLIAGALVIVVSWLLTIVYVYWANTSYDKDTEHLKGKLEKGSEI; encoded by the coding sequence ATGAAAGTCAAACCGCATCAACTCATCGAATCTCCCGAGTTTAAAAAATTAGTCAGAACGCGTTGGACCGTCGGTTTTATCCTCCTTTCCGTTCTTTTTATAAATTATTACGGCTTCATTTTGACGATCGCATTCAAGAAGGAGTGGCTAACCGAGCGTCTTGGACAGTTTGCCAACTACGGATTGATAGCCGGTGCCTTAGTCATAGTCGTTTCCTGGCTTTTAACGATCGTTTATGTCTATTGGGCAAATACCTCATACGACAAAGATACCGAACATCTAAAAGGTAAATTGGAAAAAGGAAGCGAAATCTAA